In Haloplanus rubicundus, one DNA window encodes the following:
- a CDS encoding cation:proton antiporter regulatory subunit: protein MRVYESEVPGVGRKFELELTGGKSAVVVVHHDGRCELFRRDGPDADGEKILDLKGEQANRLGSILEGAYFESVDVDSLSVPLGDAIIEWIEVVDDSPVAGTTLGESRIRTETGTSIIAIQRGEETISNPPPETGLEPGDLLVAVGTREEQAELDALVEPT from the coding sequence ATGCGGGTCTACGAGTCGGAAGTGCCCGGCGTGGGCCGAAAGTTCGAACTCGAACTCACGGGGGGGAAGAGCGCGGTGGTCGTCGTCCACCACGACGGCCGGTGCGAACTCTTCCGCCGGGACGGGCCGGACGCCGACGGCGAGAAAATCCTCGATCTGAAGGGCGAACAGGCGAATCGACTCGGCTCGATCCTCGAAGGGGCGTACTTCGAATCGGTCGACGTGGACTCCCTGTCGGTGCCGCTGGGCGACGCCATCATCGAGTGGATCGAGGTGGTCGACGACTCCCCGGTGGCCGGCACGACGCTCGGGGAGTCACGGATTCGAACCGAGACCGGTACCTCGATCATCGCGATTCAGCGCGGCGAGGAGACCATCTCCAACCCGCCGCCCGAGACGGGACTCGAACCCGGCGACCTGCTGGTGGCGGTGGGGACGCGAGAGGAACAGGCCGAACTCGACGCGCTGGTCGAACCGACCTAA
- a CDS encoding phosphopantetheine adenylyltransferase encodes MSRADRTVILGGTFTPIHNGHRALLHEAFQTASHDGPGDGHVVVGLTSTALAKRTRSDPSHADLLGPFEKRRAALDAELDETAAAYTATCEIVELTDTSGPAATRADVDALVASPEAKAQYRAHELNRERRESGLRPLEIHTPPFVVAEDGERISSTRIRNGEIDEHGRLLD; translated from the coding sequence ATGAGCCGCGCTGATCGAACCGTGATCCTCGGCGGGACGTTCACGCCGATCCACAACGGACACCGCGCCCTGCTACACGAGGCGTTTCAGACGGCGAGTCACGACGGCCCCGGCGACGGGCACGTCGTCGTCGGCCTCACGTCGACGGCGCTCGCGAAGCGGACGCGGAGCGACCCGTCCCACGCCGACCTGCTCGGACCCTTCGAGAAGCGGCGAGCGGCGCTCGACGCCGAACTCGACGAGACGGCCGCGGCGTACACGGCCACCTGCGAAATCGTCGAATTGACCGACACGAGCGGCCCGGCCGCGACGCGGGCGGACGTGGACGCCCTCGTCGCGTCGCCGGAGGCGAAAGCGCAGTACCGCGCCCACGAACTCAACCGCGAGCGACGCGAGAGCGGGCTCCGGCCGCTCGAAATCCACACCCCGCCCTTCGTCGTCGCCGAAGACGGTGAGCGCATCAGCAGCACTCGAATTCGAAACGGCGAAATCGACGAACACGGCCGGCTGCTGGACTGA
- a CDS encoding SIMPL domain-containing protein: protein MRRQTLATLGVALLLALAGCSAGPESPGAAVSTPTDSQPATDAESTIRVAGSGSADAEPNQAVVRVAVVAVGSDAATARQRLAENTSRMRTALDRIGVGDGQITTERYDIYQDRRRPREEGAEPRVQYRASHDFEITVTDPDDVGEVIDTAVRNGATEINDVSFTLSTERRRTLERRARSAAMADARSKASALATDANLTVTGVRVIRTGSSGAPRYADAGGAATATAAPTPAAPSDLESGPVTVTTTIQVVYEAGPRTNATA, encoded by the coding sequence ATGCGACGACAGACACTCGCCACCCTCGGCGTCGCGCTCCTCCTCGCCCTCGCCGGCTGTTCGGCCGGTCCCGAATCGCCGGGGGCCGCCGTGTCGACGCCGACGGATAGCCAGCCAGCCACGGACGCCGAGAGCACCATCCGCGTCGCCGGCAGCGGGAGCGCGGACGCCGAACCGAACCAGGCGGTCGTCCGGGTCGCCGTCGTCGCCGTCGGCTCCGACGCCGCGACGGCCCGGCAACGTCTCGCCGAGAACACCTCACGGATGCGGACCGCGCTCGACCGGATCGGCGTCGGAGACGGACAGATCACCACCGAGCGGTACGACATCTATCAGGATCGGCGCCGGCCCCGCGAAGAGGGCGCCGAACCGCGCGTGCAGTACCGCGCCTCCCACGACTTCGAGATCACGGTCACCGATCCCGACGACGTGGGAGAGGTGATCGACACCGCGGTCCGCAACGGCGCCACGGAGATCAACGACGTCTCCTTCACCCTCTCCACGGAACGGCGTCGGACCCTCGAACGGCGCGCCCGGAGCGCCGCGATGGCCGATGCCCGGTCGAAAGCGAGCGCGCTCGCGACGGACGCGAACCTCACCGTCACGGGCGTGCGGGTGATCCGGACGGGGAGTAGCGGAGCGCCGCGATACGCCGACGCCGGCGGCGCCGCGACGGCGACGGCCGCCCCGACCCCCGCGGCGCCCTCGGACCTCGAATCCGGGCCGGTGACGGTGACGACGACGATTCAGGTCGTCTACGAGGCCGGGCCGCGGACGAACGCGACCGCGTAA
- a CDS encoding cation:proton antiporter encodes MAAETTLLEVGVMFAAIGAVGFLAARFDLSPIPFYIVAGIALNESVLGAVDLPAVSASEFVVVGAELGIVFLLFFLGLEFNLDRLLADKERIGRAGVIDLVVNFGVGLALGVYLFGEPLPALLLAGVVYISSSAIITKSLLDLGWIANPESSPMLGVLVFEDLVIAVYLAVVVALVSGGGDAWSAARAIGVAFAFIALLLVLVAAGTTLFERLLDTPSSEYFILRAVGVTVLLAGAALAVGVSEAVAAFFVGMAFSATEYVHDLETALSSLRDVFAAVFFFWIGLVTDPFVVVEAAGVVAVMVVVTAPAKLLSGFFGGRIYALDDRRSLRVGLAMVTRGEFSLIIAAVALSGAGGTLAPETARTIYAAAVGYVLVMSALGTTLMGASGWFERFVTTGS; translated from the coding sequence ATGGCGGCTGAGACGACCCTCCTAGAGGTCGGCGTCATGTTCGCGGCCATCGGCGCCGTGGGCTTTCTCGCCGCCCGGTTCGACCTCTCACCGATTCCGTTCTACATCGTCGCGGGCATCGCGCTGAACGAGTCCGTCCTCGGCGCCGTCGACCTCCCCGCGGTGTCCGCGAGCGAGTTCGTCGTCGTCGGCGCCGAACTCGGCATCGTCTTCCTCCTCTTTTTTCTCGGCCTGGAGTTCAACCTCGACCGCCTGCTGGCGGACAAGGAACGCATCGGTCGCGCCGGGGTGATCGACCTCGTCGTCAACTTCGGCGTCGGTCTCGCGCTCGGCGTCTACCTCTTCGGGGAACCCCTACCCGCCCTCCTGCTCGCCGGCGTGGTCTACATCTCCTCCAGTGCCATCATCACGAAGTCGCTGCTCGATCTGGGGTGGATCGCCAACCCGGAAAGCTCGCCCATGCTCGGCGTTCTCGTCTTCGAAGACCTCGTCATCGCCGTCTACCTCGCGGTGGTGGTCGCCCTGGTCTCGGGCGGCGGCGACGCGTGGTCGGCAGCCCGCGCCATCGGCGTCGCCTTCGCCTTCATCGCCCTCCTGCTCGTCCTCGTGGCCGCGGGGACGACGCTGTTCGAACGCCTCCTCGACACTCCGTCCTCCGAGTATTTCATCCTCCGGGCGGTCGGGGTGACGGTCCTGCTCGCGGGCGCGGCGCTCGCCGTCGGCGTCAGCGAGGCCGTCGCCGCCTTCTTCGTCGGCATGGCGTTCAGCGCGACGGAGTACGTCCACGACCTCGAAACGGCGCTCTCGTCGCTCCGTGACGTCTTCGCCGCCGTCTTCTTCTTCTGGATCGGTCTCGTCACCGACCCGTTCGTCGTCGTCGAAGCCGCCGGCGTCGTCGCCGTCATGGTCGTCGTCACGGCGCCCGCCAAACTCCTCAGCGGCTTCTTCGGCGGCCGAATCTACGCCCTCGACGACCGCCGCTCGCTCCGGGTGGGGCTGGCGATGGTCACCCGCGGCGAGTTCTCGCTCATCATCGCGGCGGTGGCGCTCTCGGGGGCGGGCGGGACGCTCGCCCCCGAGACGGCCCGCACCATCTACGCCGCCGCCGTGGGCTACGTCCTCGTCATGAGCGCGCTCGGGACGACGCTGATGGGGGCGTCGGGGTGGTTCGAGCGGTTCGTGACGACCGGATCGTGA
- a CDS encoding universal stress protein, translated as MGTILLATDGSEYARRAAREAIDLAEERDATLHVICVVDERRFDDPALSSAELATIYAEDHAVLSVDEVVGMAADRPVDVEGDTRHGVPDEIILECADEVDADTIVIGEHGDHEEHFSGVGRRVTDGTDRDVMIVEAHPKS; from the coding sequence ATGGGAACGATACTACTGGCGACGGACGGAAGCGAGTACGCGCGACGGGCCGCCCGGGAGGCAATCGATCTCGCCGAGGAGCGCGACGCCACCCTCCACGTCATCTGTGTCGTCGACGAGCGGCGGTTCGACGACCCCGCGCTCAGTTCGGCCGAACTCGCGACGATATACGCGGAGGATCACGCGGTGCTCTCCGTCGACGAGGTGGTCGGGATGGCCGCGGACCGCCCCGTCGACGTCGAGGGCGACACCCGCCACGGCGTTCCCGACGAGATCATCCTCGAATGCGCCGACGAGGTGGACGCGGACACCATCGTCATCGGCGAACACGGCGATCACGAGGAACATTTCTCCGGCGTCGGCCGGCGCGTCACCGATGGCACCGACCGGGACGTGATGATCGTCGAGGCACACCCCAAATCGTAG
- a CDS encoding sodium:calcium antiporter — MLVDAALFLGGLAALVLGADRAVTGAGDLALYYGVSPFFIGVTLVSVGTSVPEMVTSVYAAYYGAGDLVVGNIVGSETAQITLAIGIVALIAPFVTERRNVLVYGSAMLLAMIVMALTLDDGVIVRSEGFLMMLAYLQFVYTLYTNEGGAEIAEEVIEEPAEPENALPGILGGLALVVVGGQLMVTNGVALAATLGIPEYLIGLLTGLGTTLPEIVVAGIAAHEGRGGISVGSILGSNITDPVFSLGVGALLFDVTVENAAALQPSLVYMFVASAAVLSLFYWRRGIDRRAAVVCLALYLPTFVVV, encoded by the coding sequence ATGCTCGTCGACGCCGCGCTCTTTCTCGGAGGGCTGGCCGCGCTCGTGCTCGGCGCCGACCGTGCGGTGACGGGGGCGGGTGACCTCGCGCTCTACTACGGCGTCTCGCCGTTCTTCATCGGCGTGACCCTCGTCTCGGTCGGCACGTCGGTGCCCGAGATGGTCACCTCGGTGTACGCCGCGTACTACGGGGCGGGCGACCTGGTCGTCGGCAACATCGTCGGCTCCGAGACGGCACAGATAACCCTCGCCATCGGTATCGTCGCGCTGATCGCCCCGTTCGTCACCGAGCGACGGAACGTCCTCGTCTACGGCTCCGCGATGTTGCTGGCGATGATCGTCATGGCCCTCACGCTCGACGACGGCGTGATCGTCCGCTCGGAGGGGTTTCTCATGATGCTGGCCTACCTCCAGTTCGTCTACACGCTCTACACGAACGAGGGTGGCGCGGAGATAGCTGAGGAGGTAATCGAGGAACCGGCGGAGCCGGAGAACGCCCTCCCCGGCATTCTCGGCGGCCTGGCGCTGGTCGTCGTCGGGGGACAGCTCATGGTCACGAACGGCGTCGCGCTCGCGGCGACGCTCGGCATCCCCGAGTACCTGATCGGCCTGCTGACCGGGCTGGGGACGACCCTGCCGGAAATCGTCGTCGCCGGCATCGCCGCCCACGAGGGGCGGGGTGGCATCTCGGTCGGCTCCATCCTCGGGAGCAACATCACCGATCCGGTGTTCTCGCTGGGCGTCGGCGCCCTCCTCTTCGACGTGACAGTCGAGAACGCCGCGGCGCTCCAGCCGTCGCTCGTCTACATGTTCGTCGCGTCCGCAGCCGTGTTGAGCCTGTTTTACTGGCGGCGCGGGATCGACCGCCGGGCCGCCGTCGTCTGTCTGGCGCTGTATCTCCCCACCTTCGTCGTCGTGTGA
- a CDS encoding cupin domain-containing protein, whose amino-acid sequence MAHSLVNYDDVDPVGGGLHFLRDSLDCSNLGVSVLDVEAGWSGKAHDHADDGQEEVYVLVEGAATVTVEDETVSMSAGDALRVDPEATRQVDADADSLFVIAGAS is encoded by the coding sequence ATGGCACACTCGCTCGTCAACTACGACGACGTGGACCCGGTCGGCGGCGGCCTCCACTTCCTGCGCGACAGCCTCGACTGTTCGAACCTCGGCGTCTCGGTGCTGGACGTCGAGGCGGGTTGGAGCGGGAAAGCACACGATCACGCCGACGACGGGCAAGAAGAGGTGTACGTCCTCGTCGAGGGTGCGGCGACCGTCACCGTCGAGGACGAGACGGTGTCGATGTCGGCGGGCGACGCCCTCCGCGTCGATCCCGAGGCGACGCGGCAGGTCGACGCCGACGCCGACTCGCTGTTCGTGATCGCTGGCGCGTCCTAG
- a CDS encoding long-chain-fatty-acid--CoA ligase has product MQKPLLVTDFLDRAREYYGDHEAVVATTGDRYTYDELGERADRFAAFLQSRGIEKGDRVAVLDPNTHYHLEAAYGSIQCGAIHTPLNYRLTADDFEYILNDARVDAIYADYDYAEKVEAVRDSVPTETFVTNDPDAVDGDWEGFDAVVEAAGTDYDRPEMDEDEVITINYTSGTTGDPKGVMRTHRCETIHAYLTAIHQDISDDDVYLWTLPMFHVNGWGHIYAITGLGAKHVCARGVDAEWLFDTVVEENVSYLCGAPTVLNMLIDYHDDHDVATQGDNDVRIATAGSAPPEATIRTVEDEFGWYLMQVYGATETGPLITTSDARRMFDDDSRDRFRVKKRQGLGFLGTELRVVDEDGNDVPRDDETIGEVVVRGNQVMEGYWEQPETTEEAFSERAEGYYHMGDLATVDENGMIAIQDRKKDIIITGGENVSSIELEDTLFDHEAVGSVAVIPAPSEQWGEEPKAFVVPANGNPDDPGVTAEELIAFTRDRLAGFKALKQVEFVDTLPTTATGKVQKYELRSKEWEDEDRMVGEG; this is encoded by the coding sequence ATGCAGAAACCGCTCCTGGTGACGGATTTCCTCGACAGGGCCCGCGAATACTACGGCGACCACGAAGCCGTCGTAGCGACGACCGGGGACCGATACACCTACGACGAACTCGGCGAGCGGGCGGATCGGTTTGCCGCGTTCCTCCAGTCCCGCGGGATCGAGAAGGGCGACCGGGTGGCGGTGCTCGACCCGAACACCCACTACCACCTCGAAGCCGCGTACGGCAGCATACAGTGTGGGGCGATCCACACCCCACTCAACTACCGGCTGACGGCCGACGACTTCGAGTACATCCTCAACGACGCCCGCGTCGACGCCATCTACGCCGACTACGACTACGCGGAGAAGGTCGAGGCCGTCCGCGATTCGGTGCCGACCGAGACGTTCGTCACGAACGACCCCGACGCCGTCGACGGCGACTGGGAGGGGTTCGACGCCGTCGTCGAGGCGGCCGGAACCGACTACGACCGCCCCGAGATGGACGAAGACGAGGTCATCACCATCAACTACACCTCGGGCACCACCGGCGATCCGAAGGGCGTGATGCGCACCCACCGCTGTGAGACGATCCACGCCTATCTCACGGCGATTCACCAAGACATCAGCGACGACGACGTCTACCTCTGGACGCTCCCCATGTTCCACGTCAACGGATGGGGACACATCTACGCAATTACGGGTCTCGGGGCGAAACACGTCTGCGCCCGCGGGGTCGACGCCGAGTGGCTCTTCGACACCGTCGTCGAGGAGAACGTCTCCTATCTCTGTGGCGCGCCGACGGTGCTCAACATGCTGATCGACTACCACGACGACCACGACGTGGCCACCCAGGGCGACAACGACGTGCGCATCGCCACCGCGGGGTCGGCGCCGCCGGAGGCGACCATCCGAACCGTCGAGGACGAGTTCGGCTGGTATCTCATGCAGGTCTACGGCGCCACCGAGACGGGACCACTCATCACCACCTCCGACGCCCGTCGCATGTTCGACGACGACAGCCGCGACCGGTTCAGGGTCAAAAAGCGTCAGGGCCTCGGCTTCCTCGGAACCGAACTCCGCGTCGTCGACGAGGACGGTAACGACGTGCCCCGCGACGACGAGACCATCGGCGAGGTGGTCGTCCGTGGCAACCAGGTGATGGAAGGCTACTGGGAGCAACCGGAGACGACCGAGGAGGCCTTCTCCGAACGCGCCGAGGGCTACTACCACATGGGTGACCTCGCGACCGTCGACGAGAACGGCATGATCGCGATTCAGGATCGGAAAAAGGACATCATCATCACCGGCGGGGAGAACGTCTCCAGCATCGAACTCGAGGACACGCTGTTCGACCACGAGGCGGTCGGGAGCGTGGCGGTCATCCCCGCCCCGAGCGAGCAGTGGGGCGAGGAGCCGAAGGCCTTCGTCGTCCCCGCGAACGGGAACCCGGACGACCCCGGCGTCACCGCCGAGGAACTGATCGCGTTCACCCGCGACCGCCTCGCGGGGTTCAAGGCGCTCAAACAGGTCGAGTTCGTCGAC
- a CDS encoding cation-translocating P-type ATPase produces MSAQPAPDDEVAWHGLSVAEAVDRLETDTAGLDADEASARLDAYGPNDIVATEDVSPLRIFLSQFRDFLVYLLVLAALLSLGIGLLPGSDPHYADAALILLILLANGVFGFVQDYRAERSIAALRELSAPEATVLRDGEPVTVDATAVVPGDVLVLEGGDAVPADARLVDAAGMGTDESALTGESTSVSKSVEAVDPDTPLAERTDMVYMNTSVVTGRGRAVVVRTGMDTEVGSIATQIESAPDDPTPFQAEVDHLGRQIGYGVLLLITVVAAVQFAFTAASPLTVLLVGVTLAVAAVPEGLPAVVTFTLALGSRRLVERNALVRRLPVVESLGSVDTILTDKTGTLTENRMTVTRLYAGGETYALDEAASDSALLPAGSSGETALANGSAAVAGSIVSVLRCGALCNNATRTPDAETTHRGDPTEVALLTAAADAGIEADAERVRELPFTSERGHMTVVVDDDPLTAYTKGAPEVVLDRCDRVLEDGSVSPLTDEKRAAILETNRSFAGDALRVLGFASKAIDDPDASDDDIERGMVFLGLQGMLDPAREEVPGAVADCRDAGIRVVMVTGDNVETAKAIGADVGFDPTGALTGREIEDYSDAELRRTVEEVEVFARVSPDHKVRVLRALQANDHTVAMTGDGVNDAPALRTADVGIAMGQRGTDVARGASDMILQDDNFATIRDAIAEGRGVFDNVRKFVNYLLSANAGEVLVVFLGVLLGTALFPGVFTTGAEALVLTPVMLLWINLVTDGLPALALGADPKADGVLERPPRPPDESVIDRRTMVSIAAIGVVMTATGLALFFYSLATVADLVRAQTLLFTFLVVVEVVRIQVIRSRYDLSILSNPWLLGAIAVTLLLQLLVLYTPLADAFAVQPLSLGDWAPVTVAFAGFLLLNLGVRDFLDRSVRSPSERDGAS; encoded by the coding sequence ATGAGCGCCCAGCCAGCCCCCGACGACGAGGTGGCCTGGCACGGGCTGTCGGTCGCGGAGGCCGTCGACCGACTGGAGACGGACACGGCAGGCCTCGACGCCGACGAGGCCAGTGCCCGTCTCGACGCCTACGGGCCGAACGACATCGTCGCGACCGAAGACGTCTCCCCGCTTCGCATCTTCCTCTCGCAGTTCCGTGATTTCCTCGTCTACCTGCTCGTCCTCGCCGCCCTCCTGTCGCTCGGGATCGGGTTGCTCCCGGGGTCCGACCCCCACTACGCCGACGCGGCGCTGATCCTCCTGATCCTCCTCGCGAACGGCGTCTTCGGGTTCGTTCAGGACTACCGGGCCGAGCGGTCCATCGCCGCGCTCCGCGAACTGTCCGCCCCCGAGGCGACGGTCCTGCGCGACGGCGAGCCGGTCACCGTCGACGCGACGGCCGTGGTCCCCGGCGACGTCCTCGTCCTCGAAGGCGGGGACGCGGTGCCGGCCGACGCCCGACTCGTCGACGCCGCCGGGATGGGGACGGACGAGTCCGCCCTCACCGGCGAGAGCACGAGCGTCTCGAAGTCGGTCGAGGCGGTCGATCCCGACACGCCGCTGGCCGAACGGACCGACATGGTCTACATGAACACCTCGGTCGTCACGGGTCGGGGGCGGGCCGTCGTGGTGCGGACGGGCATGGACACCGAAGTCGGGAGCATCGCCACACAGATCGAATCCGCGCCGGACGACCCGACGCCGTTCCAGGCGGAGGTCGATCACCTCGGCAGACAGATCGGCTACGGCGTCCTCCTGCTCATCACCGTCGTCGCCGCGGTCCAGTTCGCGTTCACGGCCGCGAGTCCCCTGACGGTCCTGCTCGTCGGCGTCACGCTCGCCGTCGCGGCCGTCCCCGAAGGGCTCCCCGCGGTGGTCACGTTCACGCTCGCGCTCGGCTCCCGGCGACTGGTCGAGCGCAACGCCCTGGTCCGCCGCCTGCCCGTCGTCGAGAGTCTGGGTTCGGTCGACACCATTCTCACGGACAAGACCGGGACGCTCACCGAGAACCGGATGACGGTCACGCGGCTCTACGCCGGCGGCGAGACGTACGCGCTCGACGAGGCGGCGTCGGACTCGGCGCTTCTCCCGGCCGGATCGAGCGGCGAGACGGCACTCGCGAACGGGTCCGCCGCCGTCGCCGGCTCCATCGTGTCCGTCCTCCGCTGTGGCGCCCTCTGTAACAACGCGACCCGCACCCCCGACGCCGAGACGACACACCGCGGCGACCCGACCGAAGTCGCGCTCCTGACCGCCGCGGCGGACGCCGGCATCGAGGCCGACGCCGAACGCGTCCGCGAACTCCCCTTCACCTCCGAGCGCGGGCACATGACCGTCGTCGTCGACGACGACCCGCTCACCGCCTACACGAAAGGTGCCCCCGAGGTGGTGCTCGACCGGTGTGATCGCGTCCTCGAAGACGGGTCGGTATCGCCGCTCACCGACGAGAAGCGGGCGGCGATCCTCGAGACCAACCGATCGTTCGCGGGCGACGCGCTCCGGGTTCTCGGCTTCGCGTCCAAGGCGATCGACGACCCCGACGCGAGCGACGACGATATCGAGCGAGGGATGGTCTTTCTCGGCCTGCAGGGGATGCTCGACCCCGCCCGCGAGGAGGTGCCGGGCGCCGTCGCCGACTGCCGGGACGCGGGCATCAGGGTCGTGATGGTCACCGGCGACAACGTCGAGACGGCGAAGGCCATCGGGGCGGACGTGGGCTTCGACCCGACCGGCGCGCTGACCGGGCGGGAGATCGAGGACTACTCCGACGCGGAACTCCGGCGCACCGTCGAGGAGGTGGAGGTGTTCGCCCGCGTCAGCCCCGACCACAAGGTCCGCGTCCTCCGTGCGCTCCAGGCGAACGACCACACGGTGGCGATGACCGGCGACGGCGTCAACGACGCCCCGGCGCTCCGAACCGCCGACGTGGGCATCGCGATGGGCCAGCGCGGCACCGACGTGGCGCGGGGGGCAAGCGACATGATCCTGCAGGACGACAACTTCGCGACGATCCGCGACGCCATCGCCGAGGGTCGCGGGGTCTTCGACAACGTCCGCAAGTTCGTCAACTACCTCCTCTCGGCCAACGCGGGCGAGGTGCTCGTGGTCTTTCTCGGCGTCCTCCTCGGCACCGCCCTCTTTCCCGGCGTCTTCACCACAGGGGCCGAGGCGCTGGTGCTCACGCCGGTGATGCTCCTCTGGATCAATCTGGTTACCGACGGACTGCCGGCACTCGCGCTCGGCGCCGACCCGAAGGCCGACGGCGTCCTCGAACGCCCGCCCCGCCCGCCGGACGAGTCGGTCATCGACCGGCGGACGATGGTCTCCATCGCCGCCATCGGCGTCGTCATGACGGCCACTGGGCTCGCGCTCTTTTTCTACAGTCTGGCGACGGTCGCCGACCTGGTCCGTGCCCAGACGCTCCTGTTTACGTTCCTCGTCGTCGTCGAGGTGGTGCGCATTCAGGTGATCCGCTCGCGGTACGACCTCTCCATCCTGTCGAACCCCTGGCTGCTCGGAGCCATCGCGGTGACACTCCTCTTGCAACTGCTCGTCCTCTACACGCCGCTCGCCGACGCCTTCGCGGTGCAACCGCTCTCGCTCGGCGACTGGGCGCCCGTCACCGTCGCGTTCGCCGGCTTCCTCCTGCTCAACCTCGGGGTGCGTGACTTCCTCGACCGATCCGTTCGGTCGCCGAGCGAGCGAGACGGCGCATCCTAA